The following proteins come from a genomic window of Citrobacter europaeus:
- a CDS encoding DUF3577 domain-containing protein, translating to MSKETNYFNLNINGLGYITNVRQVVNGNSKFTCCTLNALSGPTDNADYTRFDVTVAGKDATSLINRCQKSCDEDKKVMIGFVLSGIKSDIFTLAKGDHAGENRVSLKTRLIRVDWIKIDGAIAYKAEKPESTPPAQSQPAQKQYAEDSF from the coding sequence ATGTCTAAAGAAACTAACTACTTTAATCTGAATATCAACGGTCTGGGCTATATCACGAATGTACGTCAGGTTGTCAACGGTAACAGTAAGTTTACCTGTTGTACGCTGAATGCCCTTAGTGGTCCGACAGATAATGCAGACTACACCCGCTTTGATGTCACAGTCGCAGGCAAAGACGCAACGAGTTTAATTAACCGCTGCCAGAAGTCCTGTGATGAGGACAAAAAAGTAATGATCGGTTTTGTTCTCAGTGGGATCAAATCCGATATTTTTACCCTTGCAAAAGGTGATCATGCCGGTGAAAACCGTGTCAGCCTGAAGACTCGCCTCATCCGGGTTGACTGGATAAAAATTGACGGTGCAATTGCCTATAAGGCAGAAAAACCGGAATCCACTCCTCCGGCCCAGAGCCAGCCCGCGCAGAAGCAGTACGCGGAAGATTCGTTCTGA
- a CDS encoding single-stranded DNA-binding protein: MASKGVNKVILVGNLGQDPEVRYMPNGGAVVNLSLATSDTWTDKQTGDKKERTEWHRVVLYGKLAEIASEYLRKGSQVYIEGALRTRKWTDQSGVEKYTTEVVVSQSGTMQMLGGRNSAGSGQQQGGRGQPQQPAAPSHSGTPPQQHPANEPPMDFDDDIPFAPFGHSVARHALYVLS; the protein is encoded by the coding sequence ATGGCTTCTAAAGGTGTAAACAAAGTTATTCTGGTGGGAAATCTGGGACAGGATCCTGAGGTGCGTTATATGCCAAATGGCGGTGCCGTGGTAAACCTCAGTCTGGCAACCTCAGATACCTGGACAGATAAACAGACCGGTGACAAAAAAGAGCGCACTGAATGGCACAGGGTGGTTCTTTACGGCAAGCTGGCCGAAATTGCCAGTGAGTATCTGCGTAAGGGCTCCCAGGTATACATCGAAGGTGCATTACGCACCCGCAAATGGACGGATCAGTCTGGCGTTGAAAAGTACACCACAGAAGTGGTCGTCAGCCAGTCAGGTACGATGCAGATGTTGGGCGGACGAAATAGTGCGGGAAGTGGGCAGCAACAGGGCGGCAGGGGTCAGCCTCAGCAACCAGCAGCGCCTTCTCACAGCGGGACGCCACCTCAACAGCATCCTGCAAATGAGCCGCCAATGGACTTCGACGATGATATCCCGTTCGCGCCGTTCGGGCACAGTGTGGCCAGACATGCGCTTTATGTGCTGTCCTGA